The Streptomyces sp. NBC_00670 genome window below encodes:
- a CDS encoding FecCD family ABC transporter permease, translating to MSARVALLTGGGLLALAVSVALAVTIGPADISAADVWASVASHVGLGESALAPLRDGIVWNLRMPRTLLAAVCGAGLALCGAVMQSLLRNPLADPFVLGVSSGASTGAVAVVVLGVGGGAVSLSAGAFVGALLSFALVLLLSHSLGGSTDRVVLSGVAAMQLFSALTSFVVLTSADAETTRGVLFWLLGSLTGAGWSEVLLCSGVLGVVLLVCLGHARTLDAFAFGEEAAAGLGVRVARARLVLLCATALLTAALVSCAGAIGFVGLVLPHATRVLTGSGHARLLPVTALAGAVFLVWVDTAARTVLDPQEVPVGVVTSLIGVPAFVAVLYRDRRKA from the coding sequence GTGAGCGCGCGGGTCGCGCTGCTGACGGGTGGGGGGCTGCTGGCGCTGGCCGTGTCGGTCGCGCTCGCCGTGACCATCGGGCCCGCCGACATCTCGGCGGCGGACGTGTGGGCGTCGGTCGCCTCGCACGTCGGCCTGGGAGAGAGCGCGCTCGCGCCGCTGCGGGACGGCATCGTGTGGAACCTGCGGATGCCGCGCACGCTGCTGGCCGCGGTGTGCGGGGCGGGGCTCGCGCTGTGCGGGGCGGTGATGCAGTCGCTGCTGCGCAATCCGCTGGCCGACCCGTTCGTTCTCGGCGTCTCCTCCGGTGCCTCCACCGGGGCGGTCGCGGTGGTCGTCCTCGGGGTGGGCGGAGGAGCGGTGTCGCTGTCGGCGGGCGCGTTCGTCGGGGCGCTGCTGTCGTTCGCTCTGGTGCTGCTGCTCAGCCACAGCCTGGGCGGCAGCACGGACCGGGTGGTGCTCTCCGGGGTCGCCGCCATGCAGCTGTTCTCCGCACTGACCTCCTTCGTCGTGCTGACGTCGGCGGACGCCGAGACCACCCGGGGCGTGCTGTTCTGGCTGCTCGGCTCGCTGACCGGCGCGGGCTGGTCGGAGGTGCTGCTGTGCTCCGGCGTGCTCGGCGTCGTCCTGCTGGTCTGCCTCGGCCACGCCCGCACCCTGGACGCGTTCGCCTTCGGTGAGGAGGCCGCCGCGGGGCTCGGCGTACGGGTGGCGCGCGCCCGCCTCGTCCTGCTGTGCGCGACCGCGCTGCTCACCGCCGCCCTGGTGAGCTGCGCCGGGGCGATCGGCTTCGTCGGCCTGGTGCTGCCGCACGCCACCCGGGTGCTCACCGGCTCCGGGCACGCCCGACTGCTGCCCGTCACCGCGCTGGCGGGCGCCGTCTTCCTGGTGTGGGTCGACACCGCGGCCCGTACGGTGCTGGACCCGCAGGAGGTGCCGGTCGGCGTCGTCACCTCCCTCATCGGCGTCCCGGCCTTCGTGGCCGTGCTGTACCGGGACCGGAGGAAGGCATGA
- a CDS encoding ABC transporter substrate-binding protein → MFRRAALFVAPVLLVTACAGSGVPSGGDTEGAVTLTNCGHKVTLKSPPQRAVSLNQGTTEILLALGLADRMAGTATWTDPVMKGLEKQNATVPRLADNNPSFEKVLDAEPDFVTASFVSTLGKGGVATRGQFEELGVPTYVSPSDCAAGKDNDSGGDGSRSTPLTLDTVYGEIRDLARAFGVDARGEKLVARLKKRVTDATDGLDASGVSLMYWFANSQSPYLAGCCGAPGAITRAVGAENVFDDTHDEWPQINWETVADRDPDVLVIGDLTRKSQTAESAKAKIRFLESNPATRHLTAVREKRYVLLSGQAMNPSLRTVEGIEQVAAGLRDFGLAK, encoded by the coding sequence ATGTTCCGTCGTGCCGCGCTGTTCGTCGCCCCTGTCCTTCTCGTCACCGCCTGCGCCGGCTCCGGCGTCCCAAGCGGCGGGGACACCGAGGGCGCCGTCACCCTCACCAACTGCGGGCACAAGGTGACCCTGAAGTCGCCGCCGCAGCGTGCCGTCTCCCTCAATCAGGGCACCACCGAGATCCTGCTCGCCCTCGGTCTCGCCGACCGCATGGCCGGGACCGCCACCTGGACCGACCCCGTGATGAAGGGACTGGAGAAGCAGAACGCCACCGTGCCGAGGCTGGCCGACAACAACCCCTCCTTCGAGAAGGTGCTGGACGCCGAACCCGACTTCGTCACCGCCTCGTTCGTCTCCACGCTCGGCAAGGGCGGCGTGGCCACCCGCGGCCAGTTCGAGGAACTCGGCGTGCCCACTTACGTCTCGCCCTCCGACTGCGCCGCCGGCAAGGACAACGACAGCGGCGGCGACGGCTCCCGCAGCACGCCGCTCACCCTCGACACCGTGTACGGGGAGATACGCGACCTGGCCCGTGCCTTCGGCGTCGACGCGCGGGGGGAGAAGCTCGTGGCGCGGCTGAAGAAGCGGGTCACGGACGCCACCGACGGGCTCGACGCCTCCGGTGTCTCCCTCATGTACTGGTTCGCCAACTCCCAGTCGCCCTATCTGGCCGGCTGCTGCGGCGCCCCCGGCGCCATCACCCGTGCCGTCGGCGCGGAGAACGTCTTCGACGACACGCACGACGAGTGGCCGCAGATCAACTGGGAGACCGTCGCCGACCGCGACCCGGACGTCCTGGTGATCGGCGATCTGACGCGCAAGTCGCAGACGGCGGAGTCCGCCAAGGCCAAGATCCGGTTCCTGGAGAGCAACCCCGCCACCCGCCATCTCACCGCCGTCCGCGAGAAGCGCTACGTCCTGCTCAGCGGGCAGGCGATGAACCCTTCCCTGCGCACCGTCGAGGGCATCGAGCAGGTCGCCGCGGGGCTGCGCGACTTCGGGCTCGCGAAGTGA
- a CDS encoding MFS transporter encodes MGVRAQAEERGGHPADTAEGADPRRWKALSVTLVAGFMSLLDVTIVAVALPSMQRELHTSAPAIQWVVSGYALTFALVLVAAGRLGDALGRRRIFLLALTAFVLCSAAAGAAPDVTLLVVARLAQGAAAGCLAPQNSALIQQLFRGAERGRAFGLFGATVGISSAVGPVVGGLVLTLAGGEEGWRWLFYLNVPVGALALVLGLRLLPHVKPGRRERLDLPGIALLGAGVLAVMLPLVMAESGGVRRLWWLFLVGVALLVAFARWEWRVGARDGQPLLDPRLVTSTRGYAAGAAIATLYFVGFSGVWLVFALFFQNGEGYSPLRSGLAVTPFALGSALGAVVSGRLVERLGRLLTVCGLVGVLVGLGTAVAVLRLMSGGAAVWWAAPALLVGGLGSGCVISPNITMTLRDVPVRMAGAAGGALQTGQRLGGAVGTAALPGLFYMVLGHAGHHYRTAVAVAIGSGLLPILGALVLAVLDWLRDRRAEKHDPCAPEVSHSHAHPGQG; translated from the coding sequence GTGGGCGTGCGCGCGCAGGCGGAGGAACGGGGCGGGCACCCCGCGGACACGGCCGAGGGGGCCGACCCCAGGCGGTGGAAGGCCCTGTCGGTGACCCTGGTGGCCGGCTTCATGAGCCTGCTGGACGTCACCATCGTCGCCGTCGCCCTGCCCTCCATGCAGCGCGAGCTGCACACCTCGGCCCCGGCCATCCAGTGGGTGGTCTCCGGTTACGCGCTGACGTTCGCCCTGGTCCTGGTCGCCGCGGGCCGGCTCGGGGACGCCCTCGGCAGGCGCCGCATCTTCCTGCTGGCCCTCACCGCCTTCGTGCTGTGCAGCGCGGCGGCGGGCGCGGCACCCGACGTGACGCTGCTGGTCGTGGCCCGGCTGGCGCAGGGCGCCGCCGCCGGCTGTCTGGCGCCGCAGAACTCGGCGCTCATCCAGCAGCTGTTCCGGGGCGCCGAACGCGGCCGGGCGTTCGGTCTGTTCGGGGCGACCGTCGGCATCTCCAGCGCGGTCGGCCCCGTGGTCGGCGGGCTGGTCCTCACCCTGGCCGGCGGGGAGGAGGGCTGGCGCTGGCTGTTCTACCTCAACGTGCCCGTCGGCGCCCTCGCGCTCGTACTCGGCCTGCGACTGCTGCCCCACGTGAAGCCCGGCCGGCGCGAACGGCTCGACCTGCCCGGGATCGCGCTGCTCGGCGCGGGCGTCCTGGCCGTGATGCTGCCGCTGGTGATGGCCGAGTCCGGCGGCGTACGGCGGCTGTGGTGGCTGTTCCTCGTCGGCGTGGCGCTCCTTGTGGCCTTCGCCCGCTGGGAGTGGCGGGTCGGCGCCCGTGACGGGCAGCCGCTGCTGGATCCCCGGCTGGTCACCTCCACCCGCGGGTACGCGGCGGGGGCGGCCATCGCCACCCTGTACTTCGTGGGCTTCAGCGGGGTGTGGCTGGTGTTCGCGCTGTTCTTCCAGAACGGCGAGGGCTACTCGCCGCTGCGCTCCGGGCTCGCGGTGACCCCGTTCGCCCTCGGTTCGGCACTCGGCGCGGTGGTGTCCGGACGGCTGGTGGAACGGCTCGGCCGGCTGCTGACGGTGTGCGGGCTCGTCGGTGTCCTGGTGGGCCTGGGCACGGCGGTCGCCGTGCTGCGGTTGATGTCCGGCGGGGCCGCGGTGTGGTGGGCGGCCCCGGCGCTCCTCGTCGGCGGGCTGGGCAGTGGCTGCGTCATCTCGCCCAACATCACCATGACGCTGCGGGACGTGCCGGTGCGGATGGCGGGCGCGGCCGGGGGCGCGCTGCAGACCGGGCAGCGGCTGGGCGGAGCCGTCGGTACGGCGGCCCTGCCCGGGCTGTTCTACATGGTGCTGGGGCACGCCGGCCACCACTACCGCACCGCCGTCGCGGTCGCCATCGGGTCCGGCCTGCTGCCGATACTGGGCGCGCTGGTCCTGGCCGTACTCGACTGGCTGCGGGACCGCAGGGCCGAGAAGCACGACCCCTGCGCGCCCGAGGTGTCCCACAGCCACGCCCACCCCGGTCAGGGCTGA
- a CDS encoding MFS transporter translates to MPLMANTPVEKMTGPYPRRWWALLVLCLSLLLVVMANTSLIVAAPDMTADLHLSSSDLQWVIDGYTVPYAALMLVLGAIGDKYSRRGALVTGLLIFAGGSVMGSLVHDTGLVIAARAVMGVGAAVVMPATLSLLVAVFPKGERARAITAWTATSGLAIAVGPLVAGRLLESHAWGSTFLVNVPIAVVAVLGALVLVPPSRARDMGRIDYVGGLLSIVSVGALVYAIIEGPHFGWGAGPVTAAVVAGVGLVVFALWELRHPHPMLDVRRFTRRPFAGSMIAVLFFFFGAYGSIYYLTQFLQFVLGYGPLETGVRLLPLAGAVFVGAAVTGRLTPRLGVKAMVVPGMVIGTVSVFLLTTIGADATYADFVPSLLLLGFAIGLSVSPATDTIMGSFPESELGVGGGANDTSLELGGALGIAVLGSLLGTAYQDRLGELIGGRLPAAALDAAGESVGGGLAVAGQVAKNPSGGPQQARALVDAVHEAFAHGVAHTSLIGGIIMAAGALIVLAVLPGRRARAADGQPAEEARSEEHAEVG, encoded by the coding sequence ATGCCGCTCATGGCGAACACACCGGTGGAGAAGATGACCGGCCCCTACCCACGGCGCTGGTGGGCACTGCTCGTGCTGTGTCTGAGCCTGCTGCTCGTGGTCATGGCCAACACGTCGTTGATCGTCGCCGCCCCGGACATGACCGCCGATCTGCACCTCAGCAGCAGCGACCTGCAATGGGTCATCGACGGCTACACCGTCCCGTACGCCGCGCTGATGCTGGTGCTCGGCGCGATCGGCGACAAGTACAGCCGCCGGGGCGCGCTCGTCACCGGGCTGCTGATCTTCGCGGGCGGCTCGGTGATGGGCAGCCTGGTGCACGACACCGGGCTGGTCATCGCCGCCCGCGCGGTCATGGGCGTGGGCGCGGCCGTGGTCATGCCGGCCACGCTCTCGCTGCTGGTCGCGGTCTTCCCCAAGGGGGAGCGGGCCCGGGCGATCACCGCCTGGACCGCCACCTCGGGGCTGGCCATCGCGGTCGGCCCGCTGGTCGCGGGACGGCTCCTGGAGAGTCACGCCTGGGGCTCGACGTTCCTGGTCAACGTGCCCATAGCCGTCGTCGCCGTGCTCGGCGCGCTCGTCCTCGTCCCGCCGTCCCGGGCCCGGGACATGGGCCGGATCGACTACGTGGGCGGTCTGCTGTCCATCGTCTCCGTCGGCGCCCTGGTGTACGCCATCATCGAGGGCCCGCACTTCGGCTGGGGCGCGGGGCCGGTCACGGCGGCCGTGGTCGCGGGCGTGGGTCTCGTCGTCTTCGCCCTGTGGGAGCTGCGGCACCCGCACCCCATGCTGGACGTCCGCCGGTTCACCCGGCGCCCCTTCGCGGGCTCTATGATCGCGGTGCTGTTCTTCTTCTTCGGCGCCTACGGCTCGATCTACTACCTCACGCAGTTCCTGCAGTTCGTCCTCGGCTACGGTCCCCTGGAGACCGGCGTCCGGCTGCTGCCGCTGGCCGGCGCGGTGTTCGTCGGCGCCGCCGTGACCGGCCGGCTCACCCCGAGGCTCGGGGTGAAGGCGATGGTGGTGCCCGGGATGGTCATCGGCACGGTGAGCGTCTTCCTGCTCACCACGATCGGCGCGGACGCCACCTACGCCGACTTCGTGCCGTCGCTGCTGCTGCTCGGCTTCGCCATCGGCCTGAGCGTCTCCCCCGCCACCGACACGATCATGGGCTCCTTCCCGGAGTCGGAGCTGGGCGTGGGCGGCGGCGCCAACGACACCTCGCTGGAGCTGGGCGGCGCGCTCGGCATCGCCGTCCTCGGCTCGCTCCTCGGCACGGCGTACCAGGACCGGCTGGGCGAGTTGATCGGCGGGCGGCTGCCGGCCGCCGCGCTGGACGCCGCCGGGGAGTCGGTGGGCGGCGGGCTCGCGGTCGCCGGACAGGTGGCCAAGAACCCGAGCGGCGGACCCCAGCAGGCCCGGGCCCTGGTCGACGCCGTGCACGAGGCCTTCGCCCACGGCGTGGCGCACACCAGCCTGATCGGCGGGATCATCATGGCCGCCGGTGCGCTGATCGTCCTCGCGGTGCTGCCCGGCCGCAGGGCCCGCGCGGCGGACGGGCAGCCCGCCGAGGAGGCCCGCTCCGAGGAGCACGCCGAGGTCGGCTGA
- a CDS encoding ABC transporter ATP-binding protein: MSGQAGECTEGLAAERATRRTDGRLLVDGVTLTLRPAETVGLLGPNGSGKSTLLRLLAGVLAPTAGVVTLDGRELSRVGRRAVARRIATVEQHAHTQTELTVREVVALGRIPHRRAWTTPTDADARAVTEALERTGLTGRAGQSWHTLSGGERQRAQIARALAQEPRELLLDEPTNHLDIQHQLDLLDLVAGLPVTTVIALHDLNLAAMYCDRLLVLAEGRAVAEGTPGEVLTPALIKRVYGVRAEVQEGPGHPVVRFLRRAGGGRGQP; the protein is encoded by the coding sequence ATGAGCGGGCAGGCGGGGGAGTGTACGGAGGGACTGGCCGCCGAGCGGGCCACGCGCCGCACCGACGGCCGGCTCCTGGTCGACGGGGTCACGCTCACCCTGCGCCCCGCGGAGACCGTCGGCCTGCTCGGCCCCAACGGCTCCGGGAAGTCCACCCTGCTGCGGCTGCTCGCCGGGGTCCTGGCCCCGACCGCCGGTGTCGTCACCCTCGACGGGCGGGAGCTGTCCCGGGTCGGCCGCCGTGCCGTCGCCCGCCGGATCGCCACCGTCGAACAGCACGCGCACACCCAGACCGAGCTGACCGTCCGCGAGGTCGTCGCCCTGGGCCGCATCCCGCACCGCCGCGCCTGGACGACGCCCACGGACGCCGACGCCCGGGCCGTCACCGAGGCCCTGGAACGCACCGGACTGACCGGCCGGGCCGGCCAGTCCTGGCACACCCTGTCCGGCGGCGAACGCCAGCGCGCCCAGATCGCCCGGGCGCTGGCCCAGGAGCCGCGCGAGCTCCTGCTGGACGAGCCCACCAACCACCTCGACATCCAGCACCAGCTCGACCTGCTCGACCTCGTCGCCGGGCTGCCCGTCACCACGGTGATCGCCCTGCACGACCTCAACCTCGCCGCGATGTACTGCGACCGGCTGCTGGTCCTGGCGGAGGGGCGCGCGGTCGCGGAGGGGACCCCGGGAGAGGTGCTCACCCCCGCGCTCATCAAGCGGGTGTACGGGGTGCGTGCCGAGGTCCAGGAGGGGCCCGGGCATCCCGTCGTCCGCTTCCTGCGGCGGGCGGGCGGTGGCCGGGGTCAGCCCTGA